The Triticum aestivum cultivar Chinese Spring chromosome 4B, IWGSC CS RefSeq v2.1, whole genome shotgun sequence sequence ttgtccaaatgcaacaatgaccattaacaatcgatgtgagacaaagccaaatgtagaggaataagaagaggcggaatgtactggcatcatcatcgtcagcgtagcgcatgcgacacatagttgcattgaacaccttcacggtgagcatggtggcatcgtcgtcgtacctgaagagaaggaagtaccccagccgcaggtcgtaggcacggtagaacttctcccacccacgatacaagtacatgtggtcctccttgatcaccaactccacatcccacagcctgcgaaacccgctgccggcctgtcgcagcttcacattatttggcggatcttcacccagcatgttcataaaactgtcaggcagcctctacagtttgggacaatgagtgatgtagcaaacaacagatatcataatgagatgggtgaaggggagatctctcgttttatatacctgcgtcatggatgatactgaagtcccaagtatgatactgaagaactcggaagcatccaactcgtactgtggtgtggcagagcggcggtggctgcttccccccatctctgataagcagcagaagagaccaattagtacccttacaatagATCATAAAACATCGCGAGCACGCTAGCAGCCTAGCACTAGAAGCCGCAACTACACTACAGAACTACTAGCAGCCTAGCACTAGCAGAAGCCAACGAGCAACCGAAGTAACTAACAACAACACACGAGCAGCAGACTAGCAGTAGCACATCCAGCACAACTAGCAGACTAGCAGTAGCACCAGTGCCCCACCAACAAGTAGCAGTAGCAACATACAGCAGCAGCCAACAGCCAAAAAATCATGGATTGATGTTAACTAAAAATCATGGATTGCTTATAACTAAAAATCATGGGTTGCTGTTAACtaaaaatcatggattgctgttaACTAAAAAAATCATTGATTGTTGTTGACCTAAACACTAGGCAAATACAGTAGGAAATATATTGCATCCAACTATCATAGATGCAGTGCAAGTGTGTAACTACTGACAGCTGTTGTTGTGCTCCTTATAACGTTATGATACTTCAACAAGCCACCTGTGTTGTTAGTTTTGTCATGTACTTTGTGATGGCAGTACGACACTAGATTGCACGAAACAAAGAGCATGCACGGTTTAAAGAACTTTTACGCCATCTGGGTCAACTTCCTCTCCCAGGTCAGTACTAAAATTATCTCACTGCTACCCTCACTGTCAGATTATCCATATACTGGTCTTGTAGTCAATTACCTTGGGCAATAGAGCACTAACAGGATCTAAAGTACTTCACACACATGGATGCAGTGTGACATGTCGTGTCGGATCAAAGAGTTGAATCAACCTCAATCAGAACCAAACGACTACTAATAATTTCCTCTCCCAATATTATATTGTGAACTGAATCATACATAGCTTCAGATGTATGATCAAGGAAGGAGATTTGTTGGTTAAACAAGTTCGAAAAGAAAAATGTATCTGCATTCCAGAGAATGAACATCTCATCTCCTCTCTGCATCTGGAATTGAAACACAAACATCTCATCTCCTCTCTGCTTATAGCTCATTCCTTCAAGTCTCTGTCCAATGCTATTTCTTAAATCTTTGAATTGCTCGAGACTAGCAGAGGGGTAGCTGCCCTAGGCCTCAATTATGACCACTAAACAAAGCTAGAGCAGAGATAAATTAGCACTCTACTAACGCTACAGAAAACATAGGAGCACTGCTATGGCAGTTGCTGACTTGCTATGGCCGTTGCTGACCAAAATTAGAAATtttttgaacctaatttgacctaaattagagaggaatttgacctaaacctagcaatagagagaagaagagggcaaggtcgggagggaggagaggaggaagataggagaagagaggcagagggaggagggttacctgaccacgatgaggtggtggccggagcggagacgacGGAGGGCGGAGACGGTGAGCTTGGGGGAGGTGGGGATAGACATCAGGGAGGTCGCgagcctcctctcctggtggatgtggggcctcctctcctggtggacatGGGGCGGCGCCGAGGCTCCAAGTCTCCGGCGGCTCCGAGGGTNNNNNNNNNNNNNNNNNNNNNNNNNNNNNNNNNNNNNNNNNNNNNNNNNNNNNNNNNNNNNNNNNNNNNNNNNNNNNNNNNNNNNNNNNNNNNNNNNNNNNNNNNNNNNNNNNNNNNNNNNNNNNNNNNNNNNNNNNNNNNNNNNNNNNNNNNNNNNNNNNNNNNNNNNNNNNNNNNNNNNNNNNNNNNNNNNNNNNNNNNNNNNNNNNNNNNNNNNNNNNNNNNNNNNNNNNNNNNNNNNNNNNNNNNNNNNNNNNNNNNNNNNNNNNNNNNNNNNNNNNNNNNNNNNNNNNNNNNNNNNNNNNNNNNNNNNNNNNNNNNNNNNNNNNNNNNNNNNNNNNNNNNNNNNNNNNNNNNNNNNNNNNNNNNNNNNNNNNNNNNNNNNNNNNNNNNNNNNNNNNNNNNNNNNNNNNNNNNNNNNNNNNNNNNNNNNNNNNNNNNNNNNNNNNNNNNNNNNNNNNNNNNNNNNNNNNNNNNNNNNNNNNNNNNNNNNNNNNNNNNNNNNNNNNNNNNNNNNNNNNNNNNNNNNNNNNNNNNNNNNNNNNNNNNNNNNNNNNNNNNNNNNNNNNNNNNNNNNNNNNNNNNNNNNNNNNNNNNNNNNNNNNNNNNNNNNNNNNNNNNNNNNNNNNNNNNNNNNNNNNNNNNNNNNNNNNNNNNNNNNNNNNNNNNNNNNNNNNNNNNNNNNNNNNNNNNNNNNNNNNNNNNNNNNNNNNNNNNNNNNNNNNNNNNNNNNNNNNNNNNNNNNNNNNNNNNNNNNNNNNNNNNNNNNNNNNNNNNNNNNNNNNNNNNNNNNNNNNNNNNNNNNNNNNNNNNNNNNNNNNNNNNNNNNNNNNNNNNNNNNNNNNNNNNNNNNNNNNNNNNNNNNNNNNNNNNNNNNNNNNNNNNNNNNNNNNNNNNNNNNNNNNNNNNNNNNNNNNNNNNNNNNNNNNNNNNNNNNNNNNNNNNNNNNNNNNNNNNNNNNNNNNNNNNNNNNNNNNNNNNNNNNNNNNNNNNNNNNNNNNNNNNNNNNNNNNNNNNNNNNNNNNNNNNNNNNNNNNNNNNNNNNNNNNNNNNNNNNNNNNNNNNNNNNNNNNNNNNNNNNNNNNNNNNNNNNNNNNNNNNNNNNNNNNNNNNNNNNNNNNNNNNNNNNNNNNNNNNNNNNNNacggggcgaggggaggtggggcaagggggcggcgaggggaggggaggcgacggggcgaggggaggtggggctcggcattactaacatttttttttcaaaactactaatggcgcacgtgggtttggtgcgccattactatgtcaactagtaatggcgcactgtacaatggtgcgccattagtaacatttttttctttttcaaaactactaatggcgcaccaggcaccaggtgcgccattagtaatatattactaatggcgcactagcacatggtgcgccattattatatagtaatggcgcaccacatgtctagtgcgccattagtggccatatcatctatagcccttttcctagtagtgggggatTTTCTTATAGAAAGGCCCATGCTCCGAGTATACTTTAAGTATCTCAGAATCCGTTTAGCTGCTGAGAGATGTATAGTtgtgggtgcatgaagaaactggcaaACACTGTTCACTGCAAAGGATATATCTGGCCTGGTAAGTGTTagatactgaagagcaccaacCAGACAATGGCGACCCACTTTCCTTGGTGAGCTTCTCGGCCGAAGACATGAGTGTGGTTGAGAAATTGCAATTCTCCATATTAGCTCGATGAAGAATGTCGCCAATATACTTCTGTTGAGAAAGTACAATCCCCCCTGGCGACGATCTCACCTCAACTCCATGGAAATAATGCAAAGGACCGAGATCTTTGATAGCAAAAGAGGCCTGAAGATCAGCAAGCAACTTGGTGGTAGCAGTAGGAGATGAGCTGGCCacaatgatatcatccacatacacaagcataaacatggtgACACGAGCATGATGAAAAACAAACAACGAGGTGTCAGCCTTAGATGACACAAAACCAAGTTGGAGAAGCCGAGAACTAAGCCTGGAATACCACACTTGAGGATCTTGTTTAAGACCATATATTGCTTTCCTGAGCTTGCAGAGATGTCGCGGTGCCCTGGGATCCACAAAACCAGGGGGTTGTCGCATGTACACCTCTTCTtgaagaacaccatgaagaaaggtgtttTGGACATCCAGCTGATGCAAGCACCACCCATGAGAGATTGCAATGGAGAGAACCAAGCGAACAGTAACCGGTTTGACGACGGGACTGAACGTATCATCATAGTCCAAGCCATATCGTTGTTTGAACCCCTTGGCAATGAGACGTGCCTTATGACGATCAACTGTTCCATCTGCCTTGTGCTTGAGTTTAAAAACCCACTTGCAGTCGATCATATTGACATTGGATGGTGGTGGAACCAAAGACTAGGTGCCATTGTGATGAAGAGCCGCAAGCTCGAGTTGCATGGACGCACGCCACGCGGGAGAATGGAGAGCTTCACGATGATCAGTAGGTTCCCGCGAGGCGAGGAACGCACGTCAAGACGGGTCATACATGACCGTGCCATCGGTGCGTTGCATGGCCTTGCGTGTGTTGTCACGTAGGCGAGTCACCATGGTGTGGCCGGACGGAGCATCGGATCCGCACGGAGCAGAAGATCCAGGTGGGAGATCCTCCTGGGATCCCGTACTAGCGGCAGGGCTAGCGGGACCGAGATTCGCCTGGGATCCCGAGCCGGTAGCTGGTGGGGCGGCAGGAACCGCAGCAGCGGCCTGCCCTGAAGCCACGTGTGGCTCGGCCCCAGGCATGTCGGGCTGGAGGGAAGCCGACCCAGTTGTGGACCCCGCCACTGGCGCGGGTGGAGCCCCGGGTGCGGGTGGAGGGGAAGCCGGCCCGTCAGTGAGCGCCACGCGGCCCACTGCAGAGGCCGCTGCATCGCCGCTGCCTGGCACGGGGGAAGACGCGTCGTTGTCCGCCGACAGCACGGGATCCAAGGCCGGATCAGCCTCGGATCGGTCACTAGGATCCTCCTGGGATCCCATGGTGGTTTCACCTGGGATTTTCTGCGCCGTGGGAGATCCTGCATCCAAGTTATCACGCAAACCAGGTGTACAATAGTTCATGTGGTCATGCGGAAATAACAATATGGCATGTTCGGCTACCCTGGGTGGTATGGGGGAGGGGAGAGGACTAGCGAATGTAAAAACCTTTTCGTCAAACATGACATTGTGAGAGATGTACACGCGGGCAGTGGGCAAGTGTAAGCACTTGTAGCCCTTGTGATGAATGCTATACCCAACAAAGACACATTGTTGAGATTGAAAAGCAAGTTTGTCTGTGTTGTAGGGGCGCAAGTTGGGCCAATAAGCACACCCAAACGTACGGAGAGATGTATAGTCGGGTTTGGTGTTAAACAATTTTTCCATAGGACTAGTGTTGCCAATGACACGACTAGGAAGTCGATTGATGAGGTAGCAAGCTGAAAGATATGCCTCATCCCAAAAACAAAGGAGCATAGATGCATGTGATAACGGGGATAACCCCATGTCAACAATGTGACAGTGTTTCCTTTCGGCATAACCGTTCTGTTGATGTGTGTGTGGACAGGAAACGTGATGCATAATACCAAGTTGACGAAAAAAGGTGTTGCTGAGTTTTtcgtactcaccaccccagtcagaCTGAACACATAGAATTTTACGAGACAAGAGGCGCTCAATGTGAGCAAGAAAATCACGAAAGACATCAAACACATCACATTTCTGTTTGAGAAGATAAATCCAAACAAACttactataatcatcaatgaaTGAGACATAGTACTGGAACCCACCAGAAGAGGTTTTGGCAGGTCCCCACACATCTGAAAAAATAAGTTCTAAGGGAAAGGAAGAAACACTTGATGATCTAGGGAAAGGTAGCTGGTGTGCTTTGCCTTGCTGACAAGCTTTACACACATGGGTCAAAGACCGACTAGAATGAAGCTAACTTATTTGAAGATAAAACGTGCTGAACAACTTGCTTGGAGGGATGGCCAAGTCTTGCATGCCAATCTTCAGAAGATAACCTAACCGAAGACAAAGCACGAGCAGGTGATGGCCGAATGGGATAGAGCCCATTCTCACATCTGCCTTGAAGTAGAACCCTCTTGGTGATCAAATCCTTCATAAGAAAATGAGTAGGGTAATACTTTAGGTAAGCATGATTATCAACGACAAGGCGATAATGGAAAGACGATTTTTGTCAACATTAGGGACATGCAAAGATATTGCGAAGTTTCAGATTTGTAGAGGGAGTAGGAAGAATTGCATGACCACGATGAGCTATGTGCAAACCTGAACCGTCGGCTGTGTGGATGCGATCCCTCCCTGGATACTTTTTCCGGATCGTGAGGCGATCAAGGTCGCCGGTGATGTGGTCGGTGGCGCCTGTGTCAGTGAACCAGGCAGAATCTCCTAAGATGGAAGGAGGAGATGCAGCAGCGAGACCAGCCATCTTGGATTGTTGGGGTTGGAAGGCGTGGTTGTAGCGCTGGCCGCACTCCCAGGCATAGTGGCCAGGACCGCGGCAGAGCTGGCACTGGACGGGGTTGTCACCGCGATCGCCGTAGTCACCGCGGTCACCGCCTCGGTTGCCGCCGAAGTCACCTTGCTCGCGCGCAGCACCACCGCCATGGTTCCCGCGGTCACCTCCGCGAGAGTTGTTGTAGCTGCCGCGGTCACCCGCGGTAGTTGCCCTTGCCCCGGTTGGGAgggttgttgttggtgttgccgTTGGAGTCCCGAGCGACAGAGTTGACGGAGGAGCCGCTGGGATGAAGACGAGCGGCGTTGTACTCACGACGGCGTTCGAAGGCGATGTCGTTGGAGTAAAACTCCCCAAGGGACATGCCGTTAAGACGAGTCGTGGCAGCAGTGATGAGTGGCTCGTAGTCGCTGTCGAGGCCGGTGATGACGGCAGTGATGATGTCCTCATCACGCATGGCGCGACCGACGACAGCAAGCTGGTTGGCGTTGGCGCGGATCTTGGCGAAGTAGTCCGCCATGGAGAGGTTGCCCTTCCGGAAGACCGCCATGTCCAGCTTGATCTGGACGATGCTGGCACGACAGTGGATGTTGTACATCTCCTCGACATGCGCCCAGATGGCGCGAGAGGTTTCAAAACGATACACCTGCTGCAGCACTTCATCGGAGAGAGAGCCGAGGAGGTAGCTGAGAACAATCTGATCCTGACGGTATCAGTTGGCATATGCAGGGTTTGGAGCGCGCTCACCCTTGTCATCGGGTTCCAGGAGCTTGGCAGGGGCTGGGAGGGTGCCTCGACGTAGCCCGTACCTCCGCCGATGCGTAGAGGAGGAAGAACCTGAACTCGCCATAGgaggaagttggaggtggtgagctTGGCGGTGATAAGGCTAGCAGATGGCGAGGGAACGGCGGACGCCGGCGGCCCGTTGAAGGCGGCGGGCAGGGATAGGGTTGTGAGAGCAGCGGAGGAGGAAGCAACGGCCATCGGGGAACCCATCGTGCGATTACGCGTGATGGCCTGATACCATCTGAAACCGAAGAAGGAGATTGGGATTCGGCACAGCCCATAGGGCAGCCAGGAGGGGTTAAATATGCAGCCTCTAGGGCACGGCATAGCCGAGATTACATAGGTTGTTACAAGAGATAAGGAGATAACTACAAATATTAACAGCCTCCTAATCTATAACAACATTTTTCTGTTTAACACAAATTGGAGATTTATGTAATTTTGCTGGAAATTTCAGGGAAAAGTTGAGTTTCTACGTAAAAATCTGGGGAGCAAAATCGGTTCCAAACAGTTGAAGCCATCCAACGGTAATGGAATGGGACGGGAGCAGTTTCGCTCAGTTGCTTTGCCGCCTGCCGCTGGGCACCTTATCTCCTCCGTCTCGCTCTCGCGCCACTCCACGGCACCATGCACTCGCCGGCGCGCtgccccgccgccaccaccgcgtCCTCGCCTCTGCGCGCGCCGTTCGTCGCCATGGCCCAGCGCGGCCGCAGGCCGCCCTCGTCCGCGGCCCCCGAGGCCGAGCAGCCGGAGGAGGCGCTCGCCCGCATCCTCCGCACCGAGGCCGCCGTCTCCGGCGTCTCCCGCAAGGCGTCCGCGGGCTCCAGCCAGCACTCCACCCGCCTCTGGCCCCGCGCCGTCCTCCAGGCCCTCGATTCCGCCGTCGCCTCCTCCCGCTGGGAGTCCGCCCTCGAGGTCCGCTCCCTCCtcaacccctctctctctctctctcgtatggTCCAGCCGGTGCGCGCTACCTGTTCGACTGATGCTCACCACGTAAGGATTGCTGTTTCTCAGATCTTCGAGCTGCTGCGGAAGCAGCGGTGGTACGAGCCGAGGACGCAGATCTACGCCAGGCTGCTGATGATGCTGGGCAGGTGCCGGCAGCCCGGCCCGGCCACCGCCCTCTTCAAGGTGATGCTCTCGGAGAAGCGGCTCGCGCCGACGGTGGACGTGTACACGGCGCTCGTTGGCGCCTACGGCTACAGCGGCCTGCTGGACGAGGCGATGGCCACGGTCGATCGGATGAAAGGTGCTGACGCAGACTGCAAGCCGGACGAGTACACCTTCTCTGTCCTCATCAATTGCTGCTGTAAGTCGCGCCGCTTCGACCTGATCCCCACCGTCCTCGACGAGATGTCATATCTGGGGGTTGGATGCAACGTTGTCATCCACAATGGGATAATTGATGGGTACGGCAAGGCCGGCATGCTAGAGGAGATGGAGGATGCGCTGTCCAACATGCTTCAAGATGGGGACAATGTGCCGGACATATACACGATGAACTCCATCATCTGGGCCTATGGCAACCGTGGCAGGGTGGATGACATGGAGAGGTGGTATGGTGAGTTTCAGTTGATGGGCGTTGAGCCAGATACGCGGACTTTCAATATCATGATGAAGTCTTACGGCAAGGCTAACATGCCTGACAAAATGTTGTCGGTGCTGAAATATATAAAGCGGCGCTTCTTCTCACCCTCTGCCGCTACGTTCAACATAATCATAGAGTGTTTTGGAAGGGCTGGCAACATTGAGAAGATGGAGTACTATTTCAGGCTGATGAAAATTAAGGGTGTCAAACCCAACCCCATCACGTACTGCTCGCTGGTTAATGGATACAGCAAATCTGGGCTCCTTGATAGGGTTCCTGCAATTATTCGGCAGACGGAGAACACTGATGTTGCCTTAGATACTCCATTTTTCAACTGTGTTATCAGTGCATACGCCAAGTCTGGCGATATCAAAATAATGGAGGAAATGCTACAGCTAATGAAGGAAAAGAAATGTAAGCCTGGCAAGGTAATTTATAGCACCATGATTCAGGCATATATTGCCCATGGAATGGAGGAAGACGCTAAGTTATTAGAAAAAGAACTGGAAAGAGTTGACGAGAAGTTGCTGTAAGTGCTTTGCTATATTTTGGTGAGCTTCTTGTTGATTTATGCCTGCATTAAACTGCTGATCATCCATGACCGGTTATCTTTGTTTGGGGTCAGTGATCTGTTCTGAGATTGAATGCCAGTTTTTGGTGACCCAGTTGGATGCCAATGACAAGGTTACTAGAAGTTCACAACTTTCTATGGAATTTATCTTTGGCTGTACCAAATTAAGCTGAGCTGAAATAGACACTAACTATTGTTCTTTCCGTATCCCATCAATGAGGAACCACTTGGAATAGATAAATTAGTCGTGGCATGTTGTGCCATCGGAAATGGGAGTTTCACGCAGCCTAGATCTAATTGCACAAGTACAAACTCAGACAGGTAGCTTGGAATATCTGGAAGTGCAAGGGAGTACGGTACAGCAAAGAAGGTCCGATTCAGAGCTCCAGTCTAGTATATATTCATGTCAGAATATGTAAACCTAGTTTCCTCTGGGTCTATCGGAAAATTCACTGCCACAAAACTAAAGGgagaaacggaacaacacaaaagaaagaaacaaagaaccATGTGAATTTCCTTAGAATTTTGAACACCAATAAGTTCAGAGCACAGAACACACATTCTCGAAGAGAAGTTCAGTCTTCCAGTGGACACACCAGGCAGATAATAGAAATCGATGGATACGACTAGAACTGCATACTTCAATCAAAATTCTGAGCTGAACTACTCATACTTGTGACGATGGGGCGACCTTGTCTAATATGTCCATCATAATCGATGGACAGCTGGTTGTGAGGTGCTTGAATCCATCCGTCTTCTTGACAGCTCGAAGCACGTCCTGCAAAGACAGGTATCCAAGGCAAGCTTTTTTAAGTTGCAAGGAGTGGTGCTGCTCTGCTAAAGCAAGTGTGGTTGCAACTGTTTGCACATCAAATTTCTGGCATAGCTTCTCTTCACAAATAGCCTTTAGCCTTTCCAGTCCATACCGATCTGCAGCGACTAACAAGTGCTGCAGTGCCACATTTTGATCAACATCGAAATTGCTTGGCAGAGAATCTGTGTATATGAAGTAAAGAAGTGCATCGAAGATGGCAGGCTCCATGTCATCGATCTTGATGTTTTTTGTAGTGGTCCCCTTCATTTGACCAAAGAGCTCGGCTTTGAAGACCGACGATCGTGCGGCTAACACGTATTTATGTGCACTGAAGAGTTGGTCGCCGACACTGAATGTCACGTCCACGCCTTCTCCACCCTTCAACATATTTGCAAAGTGCGTGTGCAGGTCTGACTGCGGGACCTGGACCGGGACTGTGCCAACTTGTTCCGTGTGATGGTCTTTTATGACAGTCAAAACACACCTGATTGTGAAGCAGTCGTCATTGCGGGACAGCAGTTCCTTCAGCTTGGACTTTTCAATAAAGTTGGTCCAGCCCTGACCGATACTCGCCGATGAAAAGGTATATGTGCTGTCCGTTAAATTACTGACTTTGCCATCTTTTTCTAATAAACTAAAAGTGTACTTCACCTTCGCATCCCTTGTTGCTCCACGGCAGAAACACAAGAAGACCGACATGTAGGCAGCTTTGTCTTCCTTCATGGCCCCGTCAGGATAGATCCTAATGTTCCAGTCGTAGCCGCTGACGCTGAATTTGCTCGAGCAAATGAACTTGCCAGAACCCATACCCTCGAGCAACGAGTACTTAATCACCTCAAAGTTGTGGGCGGCGGTGACACACTCGGTCAGCCATCTCGAGGACGTCTCAGGTATGGGCTTGTTAATTGCAGACGTTAAAATGTTACCCATGTTGCGGAAGCTGGAAAGGAATCAAACGGAAACTTTCAGGATGTGGCTGTATCCTGTGACTAACAATGAAGGGAGATCAGGGGGCATGCATGTGGAAATGATGGATCTGCATCACACAATGAAGGGATTCGCATCACATAATCAAGGGAGATCAAATGGTATGTGGGCATAAAttgatatgtactccctccgttcctaaatataagtctttttagatattctaaTATGAACTATATattgagcaaaatgagtgaatctacactctaaaatacatctatatacatccgtatgtagttcatattgaaatctttaaaaagacttatatttaggaacagagggagtctCACATAATTCAGCAATTTGCATCATAATTAATGTATTGGGCATGACTAGAGGCGGAGACAAAATTTGAGCCTAGGGGGTGAAAAAGGCAATAACTATCGTACAAACAATATAACAAAATAGTATAACTGTACCAAACTTTAACAGTATGCTGTTTTGCAATTTTAAGGCAACCTACAGTTTTTTTTTTCTTGTTCAAGCGTAGCTCTACGCATGAATCTACTTGTTACTTGCTGGCGGTGTATTTCTCATCTTAAATTCTTGATGCCGAACAGAACTGAAGAGTACATATACATTACTTTCAATTAATCTCCGGTCTTATGCAATCCCATGTTAATACGAAATAAGCATGTAAACTGCAGTTGATCTAACACAAATTCTTACTCTAGCTGCAATGTTAATCTATATACTGTAGTATTGAGTACTGTACCTTTTAGGTCTCAGGTTCGTGGTGAGCCGTGGCGCTGTGAAGTCGGAGGAGATGTTGAGCAGCGGGCCGGCGATGACTGCAAGCGACGgctggaagaagaagaagccctagCGGCGGTAGCGATGGACGAGTTGTTGGAGACGAAAAGGAGCGGACGCAAGAGGCGCTCTAGCTAGGTCAATGCGCCAATACATCACCCTACTACTAATTCTCGTGGTTGGTGGGGCTTGTTGTTTCGAGCTTTTCTGGGCCACCACgttgggcacccatctttccttagCCAACCGGGTAGTAATTAAAATCTATATATGGAATATAATTGCGAGGCGTCCTGCGCCGGGTTGTGTTTCTGGCGCCTGCATGCGAGTTTGCGGGCTCAATCCTGTAAGCCCACTCAGTTCTGTTGGTTGGAGACCCAATGTGACGACCCGAACTGGCGTCGCGAAAGCAAAGAATGGTTCAGCTAACCAATACAGATTATGAACTATTGTTGTTGAAAGCAACGCGAACTCTTTAATAACTTAGCTACGCTGTGTATTACGCAAATATAACTAGTTTTTTGATATTTTTAggttctgaaaaaagttcatcaaatttgaaaagtaaaagttcattgatttcaagaa is a genomic window containing:
- the LOC123093852 gene encoding pentatricopeptide repeat-containing protein At3g53170 (The sequence of the model RefSeq protein was modified relative to this genomic sequence to represent the inferred CDS: added 46 bases not found in genome assembly), which gives rise to MHSPARCPAATATASPPLRAPFVAMAQRGRRPPSSAAPEAEQPEEALARILRTEAAVSGVSRKASAGSSQHSTRLWPRAVLQALDSAVASSRWESALEIFELLRKQRWYEPRTQIYARLLMMLGRCRQPGPATALFKVMLSEKRLAPTVDVYTALVGAYGYSGLLDEAMATVDRMKGADADCKPDEYTFSVLINCCCKSRRFDLIPTVLDEMSYLGVGCNVVIHNGIIDGYGKAGMLEEMEDALSNMLQDGDNVPDIYTMNSIIWAYGNRGRVDDMERWYGEFQLMGVEPDTRTFNIMMKSYGKANMPDKMLSVLKYIKRRFFSPSAATFNIIIECFGRAGNIEKMEYYFRLMKIKGVKPNPITYCSLVNGYSKSGLLDRVPAIIRQTENTDVALDTPFFNCVISAYAKSGDIKIMEEMLQLMKEKKCKPGKVIYSTMIQAYIAHGMEEDAKLLEKELERVDEKLLDLF
- the LOC123093853 gene encoding BTB/POZ and MATH domain-containing protein 2 — protein: MGNILTSAINKPIPETSSRWLTECVTAAHNFEVIKYSLLEGMGSGKFICSSKFSVSGYDWNIRIYPDGAMKEDKAAYMSVFLCFCRGATRDAKVKYTFSLLEKDGKVSNLTDSTYTFSSASIGQGWTNFIEKSKLKELLSRNDDCFTIRCVLTVIKDHHTEQVGTVPVQVPQSDLHTHFANMLKGGEGVDVTFSVGDQLFSAHKYVLAARSSVFKAELFGQMKGTTTKNIKIDDMEPAIFDALLYFIYTDSLPSNFDVDQNVALQHLLVAADRYGLERLKAICEEKLCQKFDVQTVATTLALAEQHHSLQLKKACLGYLSLQDVLRAVKKTDGFKHLTTSCPSIMMDILDKVAPSSQV